A genomic segment from Equus przewalskii isolate Varuska chromosome X, EquPr2, whole genome shotgun sequence encodes:
- the PLXNB3 gene encoding plexin-B3 isoform X4: MSVYLPMSLGSCTFPFVCGLPTPLLSPSPACLCGLGPPLSCPPLSPSLSLLLSSLCLSVSLLSAFLCFSRDLPFLCLSSRFFSPSGALSPPSLFLFCPARWGGRAPARQASGSLAFPQAPAMAPGPPSGARLLVLLLLLLLCPPHPTQAHRFSAPNTTFNRLALAPGRGTLYVGAVNRLFQLSPVLQLEAVAVTGPVFDSPDCVPFRDPAECPQARLTDNANQLLLVSSRAQELVACGQVRQGVCEKRRLGDVAEVLYQAEDPGDGQFVAANALGVATVGLVVPTPGRDLLLVARGLAGKLSGGVPPLTVRQLAGPQPFSSEGLGRLVVGDFSDYNNSYVGAFADGHSAYFVFRRRGARAQAEYRSYVARVCLGDVNLYSYVEVPLACRGQGLVQAAFLAPGTLLGAFAAGPRGAQAALCAFPLAELDGSMEQARRLCYTAGGRGPSGTEEATVEYGVTSRCVTLPPDSPESYPCGDEHTPSPIAGRQPLEAEPLLQLGQPVSAVTALQADGHTIAFLGDTQGQLHKVFLNGSQGQVYHSQQVGPPGSAISPDLLVDSSGSHLYVLTAQQVDRVSVAACPQFPDCTSCLQARDPLCGWCTLQGRCTRKGQCGRASQPNQWLWSYEEDSHCLHVQSLLPAHHPRQEQGQVTLSVPRLPTLTMDEYFHCAFGDYDSLAHVEGPHVACVTPPQDQLPLNPPGTDHVTLPLALMFEDVAVAVTNFSFYDCSAVQALEVAAPCRACVSSLWRCHWCPQSSRCVHGEHCPEGERTIYSAQEVDVQVRGPGACPWVEGLAGPLLVPVGWESRLALRVWNLQHFRGLPASYHCWLELPGELQRLPASLEEMPGDAGLIYCQAQQFHPSMAQRELPVPIYVTRGEGQRLDNARTLHVTLYDCAVGHPDCSHCQAANGSLGCLWCSHGQPTCRYGPLCPPEAVELLCPTPSIDMIEPLTGPPEGGLALTILGSNLGRDFADVQDAVSVAGRPCSPNPSLYRTSARIVCVTSPAPDGTVGPIQVAIKSRPPGISTQHFTYQDPVLLSLNPQWGPQAGGTQLTIHGQHLQTGGNVSAFVGGQPCPIQEPVCPEAIVCHTAPQASPGEAVVRVVFGHAQRTLLTSPFRYTANPQLLGAEPSVSFRGGGRLIRVRGTGLNVVQQPLLSVWLETVAEVQAAGAQPWDLTPRRSCGASAAAPQACIQLEGGLLQCSTVCSANSSSLLLCWSPAVPDGAHPRRVFFTLDNVHVDFASANGGQDFVYQPNPRLAPLSREGPTRPYRLKPGNVLDVEGEGLNLGISKEEVRVYIGDSECLVKTLTLTHLYCEPPPRAPQPANSSSTLPQFVVQMGNVRLALGPVRYEAEPALSAFPVEAQVGLGVGAAVLTAAVLLLTLMYRHKSKQALRDYQKVLVQLENLEIGVGDQCRKEFTDLMTEMTDLSSDLEASGIPFLDYRTYAERVFFPGHGGCPLQPMLEGPGEESHRAPMRQGLTQLSNLLNSKLFLLTLIHTLEEQPSFSQRDRCHVASLLSLALHSKLEYLTDIMRTLLGDLATHYVHKNPKLMLRRTETMVEKLLTNWLSICLYAFLREVAGEPLYMLLRAIQYQVDKGPVDAVTGKAKRTLNNSRLLREDVEFRPLTLMVLVGPGASGAPGGSTAQRVPARVLDTDTITQVKEKVLDQVYKGTPFSQRPSVHALDLEWRSGLAGHLTLSDEDLTSVTQNHWKRLNTLQHYKVPDGATVGLIPQLHNGGAVSQSLAQSCPSRENIPMAEDGEEGGVRLWHLVKATEEPEGAKVRRGSLRERERERARAKAIPEIYLTRLLSMKGTLQKFVDDTFQAILSVNRPVPIAVKYLFDFLDELAEKHGIEDPETLHIWKTNSLLLRFWVNTLKNPQLIFDVRVSDNVDAILAVIAQTFIDSCTVSEHKVGRDSPVNKLLYAREIPRYKQMVERYYSDIRQSSPASYQEMNSALAELSGNYASAPHCLEALRELYKHIHRYYDQIISALEGDPVGQKTQLACRLQQIAALVENKVTDL, translated from the exons ATGTCCGTGTACTTACCCATGTCCCTGGGCTCCTGCACCTTCCCCTTCGTCTGTGggctccccacccctctcctctccccatcacCTGCCTGCCTTTGTGGCCTCGGCCCGCCCCTATCCTGCCCTCCTCTCAGTCCCTCTCTGTCTTTGCTTCTCTCCAgcctctgtctttctgtgtccttGCTTTCTGCCTTTCTGTGCTTCTCTAGGGACCTTCCCTTTCTATGTCTGTCTTCTCgattcttctctccctctggcgctctctctccaccctctctGTTCTTGTTCTGCCCGGCGCGGTGGGGTGGCCGTGCTCCTGCCCGCCAGGCCTCCGGCAGCTTGGCTTTCCCCCAGGCCCCCGCCATGGCTCCTGGGCCTCCTTCCGGCGCCCGCCTGCtcgtgctgctgctgctgctgctgctgtgcccACCGCACCCCACTCAGGCCCATCGCTTCTCTGCGCCCAACACCACCTTCAACCGCCTGGCGCTGGCACCGGGCCGCGGCACGCTCTACGTGGGTGCCGTGAACCGCCTCTTCCAGCTCAGCCCCGTGCTGCAGCTCGAGGCAGTGGCTGTCACCGGCCCTGTCTTCGACAGTCCCGACTGCGTGCCTTTCCGTGACCCGGCCGAATGCCCGCAGGCCCGGCTCACGGACAACGCCAACCAGCTGCTGCTGGTGAGCAGCAGGGCGCAGGAACTGGTGGCCTGCGGGCAGGTGCGGCAGGGCGTGTGCGAGAAGCGGCGCCTCGGGGACGTGGCCGAGGTGCTGTACCAGGCCGAGGACCCCGGCGACGGGCAGTTCGTGGCCGCCAATGCCCTGGGGGTGGCCACGGTGGGCCTGGTGGTGCCCACACCAGGCCGGGACCTCCTGCTGGTGGCCAGAGGCCTGGCAGGAAAGCTGTCGGGAGGGGTGCCGCCCCTGACCGTGCGCCAGCTGGCCGGGCCGCAGCCCTTCTCCAGCGAGGGCCTGGGCCGCCTCGTGGTGGGCGACTTCTCTGACTACAACAACAGCTACGTGGGCGCCTTCGCCGATGGCCACTCCGCCTACTTCGTCTTCCGCCGCCGCGGGGCCCGGGCGCAGGCCGAGTACCGCTCCTACGTGGCCCGAGTCTGTCTTGGGGATGTCAACCTTTACTCCTATGTGGAGGTACCCCTCGCCTGCCGGGGCCAGGGCCTCGTCCAGGCTGCCTTCCTTGCCCCGGGCACCTTGCTAGGGGCCTTTGCCGCGGGCCCGAGGGGGGCCCAGGCGGCCCTGTGCGCCTTTCCCCTGGCAGAGCTGGACGGGAGCATGGAGCAGGCCCGGCGCCTCTGCTACACGGCCGGTGGCCGGGGCCCCAGCGGCACGGAGGAAGCCACCGTGGAGTACGGAGTCACATCGCGCTGCGTCACCCTGCCCCCT GACTCCCCCGAGTCGTACCCCTGTGGCGATGAGCACACCCCCAGCCCCATCGCTGGCCGCCAGCCCCTGGAGGCTGAGCCTCTGCTGCAGCTCGGGCAGCCCGTCAGCGCCGTCACAGCCCTCCAGGCGGATGGGCATACGATAGCCTTCCTGGGGGACACCCAAGGCCAGCTGCATAAG GTCTTTCTCAATGGCTCTCAAGGCCAGGTGTACCACTCCCAGCAAGTGGGGCCTCCAGGCTCAGCCATCAGCCCGGACCTGCTGGTGGACAGCAGCGGCAGCCACCTCTATGTCCTCACCGCCCAGCAG GTGGACCGGGTATCAGTGGCAGCCTGCCCCCAGTTCCCTGACTGCACCAGCTGCCTCCAAGCCCGGGACCCGCTGTGCGGCTGGTGCACCCTCCAGGGCAG GTGTACCCGCAAGGGCCAATGCGGGCGGGCATCCCAGCCAAACCAGTGGCTGTGGAGCTATGAGGAGGACAGCCACTGCCTGCACGTCCAGAGCCTGCTGCCGGCCCACCACCCCCGCCAAGAGCAGGGCCAG GTCACCTTGTCTGTCCCCCGGCTGCCCACCCTGACCATGGATGAATACTTCCATTGTGCCTTTGGGGACTATGATAGCTTGGCTCATGTGGAAGGGCCCCACGTGGCCTGTGTCACCCCTCCCCAAGACCAGCTGCCGCTTAACCCTCCAGGCACAG ACCATGTCACCTTGCCCCTGGCCCTGATGTTTGAGGATGTGGCCGTAGCTGTCACCAACTTCTCCTTCTACGACTGCAGTGCCGTGCAGGCCTTGGAGGTGGCTGCCCC GTGTCGTGCTTGTGTGAGCAGCCTCTGGCGGTGCCACTGGTGCCCCCAGAGCAGCCGCTGTGTGCACGGGGAGCACTGCCCGGAGGGTGAGAGGACCATCTACAGTGCCCAGGAG GTGGACGTCCAGGTGCGTGGCCCAGGGGCTTGTCCCTGGGTCGAAGGCCTAGCAGGTCCCCTCCTGGTGCCTGTGGGTTGGGAGAGCCGTTTGGCCCTGCGTGTGTGGAACCTTCAACACTTCCGA GGCCTGCCTGCCTCCTACCACTGCTGGCTGGAACTACCAGGAGAACTGCAGAGGCTGCCAGCCTCCCTGGAAGAGATGCCTGGAGATGCGGGCCTCATCTACTGCCAGGCCCAGCAG TTTCACCCCTCCATGGCCCAGCGGGAGCTCCCGGTGCCCATCTATGTCACCCGGGGTGAAGGCCAGCGGCTGGACAATGCCCGCACTCTTCATG TGACCCTGTATGACTGCGCTGTGGGCCACCCCGACTGTAGCCACTGCCAGGCAGCCAACGGAAGCCTGGGCTGCTTATGGTGCAGCCATGGCCAGCCCACCTGTCGCTACGGGCCACTGTGCCCACCTGAGGCTGTGGAGCTGCTGTGTCCCACGCCCAGCATTGACATG ATTGAGCCCCTGACTGGCCCCCCTGAGGGTGGCTTGGCCCTCACCATCCTGGGCTCCAACCTGGGccgggactttgcagatgtacaGGATGCCGTGAGCGTGGCTGGCCGGCCCTGCAGCCCCAACCCCTCTCTCTACCGCACCTCTGCCCG GATTGTGTGTGTGACATCTCCCGCCCCCGACGGCACTGTGGGGCCAATCCAAGTGGCCATTAAGAGTCGGCCACCAGGCATCTCAACCCAGCACTTCACCTACCAG GACCCTGTCCTGCTGAGCCTGAATCCCCAGTGGGGCCCCCAGGCTGGGGGCACCCAGCTCACCATCCACGGACAGCACCTCCAGACAGGAGGCAATGTCAGCGCCTTTGTGGGAGGCCAGCCCTGTCCTAT CCAGGAGCCAGTTTGTCCTGAGGCCATTGTGTGCCACACTGcgccccaggccagcccaggagaAGCTGTGGTACGCGTGGTCTTCGGCCATGCCCAGCGCACGCTGCTCACCAGCCCCTTCCGCTACACTGCCAACCCCCAGCTCTTGGGGGCAGAGCCCAGCGTCAGCTTCCGGGG GGGCGGGCGGCTCATCCGAGTAAGGGGCACAGGCCTGAACGTGGTGCAGCAGCCCCTGCTGTCCGTGTGGCTGGAGACCGTGGCGGAGGTGCAGGCTGCAGGGGCCCAGCCCTGGGACCTGACACCAAGGAGGAGCTGCGGGGCCTCTGCTGCAGCCCCCCAGGCTTGTATCCAGCTCGAGGGGGGCTTGCTGCAG TGCTCCACCGTCTGCTCCGCCAACTCGTCCAGTCTCCTTCTGTGCTGGAGCCCCGCCGTGCCGGATGGGGCACACCCCCGGCGGGTCTTCTTCACCCTAGACAATGTGCATGTGGACTTCGCCAGCGCCAACGGGGGCCAGGACTTTGTGTACCAGCCCAACCCCCGCCTGGCCCCCCTCAGTCGCGAGGGGCCCACCCGCCCCTACCGCCTCAAGCCGGGCAATGTCCTGGACGTGGAG GGTGAGGGCCTCAACCTGGGGATCAGCAAGGAAGAGGTGCGCGTGTACATCGGCGACAGCGAGTGCCTGGTGAAGACGCTCACACTCACCCACCTGTACTGCGAGCCACCACCGCGGGCCCCACAGCCTGCCAACAGCTCCAGCACCCTGCCACAGTTCGTG GTGCAGATGGGCAACGTGCGGCTGGCCCTGGGCCCTGTCCGGTACGAGGCCGAGCCTGCACTGTCTGCCTTCCCCGTGGAGGCTCAGGTGGGCCTTGGCGTGGGCGCTGCCGTGCTGACCGCCGCTGTGCTCCTCCTCACCCTCATGTACAG GCACAAGAGCAAGCAGGCTCTGCGGGACTACCAGAAGGTTCTGGTGCAGCTGGAGAACCTGGAGATTGGCGTGGGTGACCAGTGCCGCAAGGAGTTCacag ACCTGATGACCGAGATGACCGACCTCAGCAGCGACCTGGAGGCCAGCGGGATCCCCTTCCTGGACTACCGCACATATGCCGAGCGTGTCTTCTTTCCTGGGCATGGCGGCTGCCCACTGCAGCCCATGCTTGAGGGGCCCGGGGAAGAGAGCCACCGTGCCCCCATGCGCCAGGGCCTCACACAGCTCTCCAACCTGCTCAACAGCAAGCTCTTCCTCCTCACA CTCATCCACACCCTGGAGGAGCAGCCCAGCTTCTCTCAGCGGGACCGCTGCCACGTGGCTTCACTGCTGTCCCTGGCGCTGCACAGTAAGCTTGAGTACCTGACCGACATCATGAGGACGCTGCTCGGCGACCTGGCCACCCATTACGTGCACAAGAACCCAAAGCTCATGCTGCGCAG GACGGAGACCATGGTGGAGAAGCTGCTCACCAACTGGCTGTCCATCTGTCTCTACGCCTTCCTGAGG GAGGTGGCTGGTGAGCCGCTGTACATGCTCCTCCGGGCTATTCAGTACCAGGTGGACAAGGGGCCTGTGGATGCCGTGACAGGCAAAGCGAAACGGACCCTGAACAACAGCCGCCTGCTGCGGGAGGACGTGGAGTTCCGGCCCCTGACGCTGATGGTGCTGGTGGGCCCCGGGGCCAGTGGGGCCCCAGGGGGCAGCACGGCACAGCGCGTGCCAGCCCGAGTCCTCGACACAGACACCATCACCCAGGTCAAGGAGAAGGTGTTGGACCAAGTCTACAAAGGCACCCCGTTCTCCCAGAGGCCCTCAGTGCATGCCCTAGATCTTG AGTGGCGGTCAGGCCTGGCTGGTCACCTAACCCTGTCAGACGAGGACCTGACCTCGGTGACCCAGAACCACTGGAAGAGACTCAACACCTTGCAGCACTACAAG GTCCCAGACGGAGCCACAGTGGGGCTCATCCCCCAGTTGCACAATGGAGGCGCCGTCTCCCAGAGCTTGGCCCAGAGCTGCCCCTCGCGGGAGA ACATCCCAATGGCAGAGGACGGTGAGGAGGGTGGGGTCCGCCTCTGGCACCTGGTGAAAGCCACCGAGGAGCCAGAAGGGGCCAAGGTGCGGCGCGGCAGCCTGCGGGAGCGGGAACGGGAGCGGGCGCGGGCCAAGGCCATTCCAGAAATCTACCTCACCCGCCTGCTCTCCATGAAG GGCACACTACAGAAGTTTGTGGATGACACCTTCCAGGCCATCCTCAGCGTGAACCGGCCCGTGCCCATCGCTGTCAAGTACCTGTTTGACTTCCTGGATGAGCTGGCAGAGAAGCACGGCATCGAGGACCCGGAGACCTTGCACATCTGGAAGACTAACAG CCTGCTGTTGCGGTTCTGGGTGAATACCCTGAAGAACCCACAGCTCATATTTGACGTGCGGGTGTCGGACAACGTGGATGCCATCCTCGCCGTCATCGCCCAGACCTTCATTGACTCTTGCACTGTCTCAGAGCATAAAGTGGGCCGG GATTCCCCGGTGAACAAACTGCTCTACGCCCGGGAGATCCCCCGCTACAAGCAGATGGTGGAGAG aTACTACTCCGACATTCGCCAGAGCTCTCCGGCAAGCTACCAGGAGATGAACTCAGCTCTGGCTGAGCTCTCTGGG AACTACGCCTCTGCTCCGCACTGCCTGGAAGCTCTGAGAGAGCTCTACAAACACATCCACAGGTATTACGACCAG ATCATCAGCGCCCTGGAGGGAGACCCTGTAGGCCAGAAGACGCAGCTGGCCTGCCGCCTGCAGCAGATCGCCGCCCTGGTGGAGAACAAGGTGACCGACCTGTGA